AGGAGCGCGCGATCCTGGAAAGCCTGACCGCCTTCAAGCGGGCCGGCGCCGCCGGGATCATCACCTATTTCGCGCCCTGGGCGGCGGAAAAGCTGGGCTGACATGGCCACGCCGAGAACCGCCTTCAGCCAGGGCCGGTTCTACGGCGTTCCCACCGTCGAGCGGCGACTGCCCGCGGTGCGCGTCGCCCATCTGTCCGCGACGATCAGCGCCGACGGCGTCGAGGAACACAGCCACGACGACGCCCATTTCGTGCTCGCCACCCATGGCCGCTACCTGACCACCGCCGCCGGCCCCGAGACCGAGGGCCCGGCCCTGGTGTTCAACCCGCCCGGCGTGATCCACCGCGACCGCTTCGTCGGCGCGGGCGGCTATTTCCTGGCGGTCAGTTTCGAAGCCCCGGCGTGGCGCGCTTTGGCCGAGGTCTCACGATCGCCGGCGAGCGACGCCTTGCGCCTGACCGGCCCGGCCGCCCGCCGCGCGGCTCTTCGCCTGATCCGAACCGTGCTGAACCGCGACGCCGAGGCGGTCACCCTCGAAGGCCTGGGCCTGGAGCTGGCCGCCCAGGCTCTGTCGCCGACGCCCGAGAGCGATCACCCGCCGCCTTGGCTGGCCATCGCCGAGACCTTCCTGGCCGACAGCTTCGACCAGCCGATCGCCGTGTCCGACCTGGCGCGCGCGGC
The window above is part of the Caulobacter soli genome. Proteins encoded here:
- a CDS encoding helix-turn-helix transcriptional regulator, which translates into the protein MATPRTAFSQGRFYGVPTVERRLPAVRVAHLSATISADGVEEHSHDDAHFVLATHGRYLTTAAGPETEGPALVFNPPGVIHRDRFVGAGGYFLAVSFEAPAWRALAEVSRSPASDALRLTGPAARRAALRLIRTVLNRDAEAVTLEGLGLELAAQALSPTPESDHPPPWLAIAETFLADSFDQPIAVSDLARAAGVHPVHLARGYRRWLGAAPGERLRARRLERAADLLMAGRVSIGEIAQAAGFCDQSHLNRQFRQAYGVTPGEFARLCGRRPDVSSVQDEATTAA